In Sulfitobacter sp. OXR-159, one DNA window encodes the following:
- a CDS encoding PTS sugar transporter subunit IIA — protein MDFGKLLKPEAVKVLTSASSKKRLMQDIGELAQQAYGLPAGQVVDALMTRETLGPTGVGHGVALPHARMDGIDKVVGAFVLLDKPIDFSSVDRQPVDVAFALFAPEDAGVEHLKALALVARTLRDTSICTKLRSNPDPATLYTILTEDKADKAA, from the coding sequence ATGGATTTCGGCAAACTCCTCAAGCCAGAGGCCGTGAAGGTTTTGACTTCGGCTTCGAGCAAGAAGCGTCTGATGCAGGATATCGGCGAACTCGCCCAGCAAGCCTATGGGCTGCCGGCCGGCCAAGTGGTGGATGCGCTGATGACGCGCGAAACCCTCGGGCCGACCGGTGTCGGCCACGGCGTCGCCCTGCCCCATGCGCGGATGGACGGGATCGACAAGGTTGTCGGTGCTTTCGTGCTGTTGGACAAACCGATTGATTTCTCTTCGGTCGATCGTCAGCCAGTCGATGTGGCCTTTGCCCTCTTCGCCCCCGAAGATGCGGGGGTGGAGCACCTCAAGGCGCTGGCACTGGTGGCCCGCACGCTGCGCGACACCAGCATCTGCACCAAGCTGCGGTCGAACCCCGACCCGGCCACGCTTTACACCATCCTGACCGAGGATAAGGCCGACAAGGCCGCCTGA
- the hpf gene encoding ribosome hibernation-promoting factor, HPF/YfiA family gives MRYQISGKQIDIGDALRTHVRTELDEAVSKYAERPTDALVVFSKTGHEFACEATVHLSTGLNASAKAKATEIYAAFDSCCEKMEKQLRRYKRRLKDHHKERAEPVELLGASSYILASDSDSDAQEPDTLQPMIIAEMQTKVPTLSVGEAVMQMELSGDPVLLFRKEGQEGMNVVYRREDGNIGWIDPS, from the coding sequence CGGTATCAGATCAGTGGCAAACAGATCGACATTGGCGATGCGCTCCGGACACATGTCCGGACCGAACTGGACGAGGCGGTCAGCAAATATGCTGAACGCCCGACAGATGCTCTGGTGGTGTTTTCCAAAACAGGTCACGAATTTGCCTGCGAGGCCACCGTGCATCTTTCCACCGGTCTCAATGCCTCGGCCAAGGCCAAGGCGACAGAGATCTATGCCGCCTTCGATAGCTGCTGCGAAAAGATGGAAAAACAGCTGCGCCGCTACAAGCGCCGCCTGAAGGACCATCACAAAGAACGCGCCGAACCGGTTGAACTTTTGGGTGCGTCCTCCTATATCCTCGCGTCAGACAGCGATTCAGATGCGCAGGAACCTGATACCCTCCAACCCATGATCATTGCAGAGATGCAGACGAAGGTGCCAACTTTGTCTGTCGGTGAAGCGGTGATGCAGATGGAATTGTCGGGCGACCCGGTGCTGCTGTTTCGCAAGGAAGGCCAGGAAGGGATGAACGTCGTGTACCGTCGAGAAGACGGCAACATCGGCTGGATCGACCCTTCGTAA
- a CDS encoding efflux RND transporter permease subunit, with protein sequence MNALIDAAFSRARVVILSLVMILAVGAYAYIGIPKESSPEIPIPTLYVSTSLEGISPEDSERLLVEPLETELSAITGLKQITSNGAEGHASVQLEFEPGFDSDEALDKVREGVDRAKSDLPEDATDPVVTEINTALFPILTAILSGPVPERTLNTISEELKDAIEGLSGVLEVDVGGERTELLEVLIDPTVFETYNISFEELISQINRNNRLIAAGAIESGAGRLVLKVPGLIENVEDVMSLPIKVRGDTVVTFADVAAIRRTFKDPTGFARIDGQPALALEIKKRSGANIIETVAAVRELIDEMRAEWPDSITVKYTQDESEQVQDMLSDLEANVIAAVILVMIVIVWALGVRSALLVGLAIPGAFLAGVTALWVMGYTMNLVVLFSLILVVGMLVDGAIVTTELADRRLQEGHAPRAAYAHAAKRMAWPIIASTATTLSVFFPLLFWTGTVGEFMKFLPITVILTLTASLFMALVFIPVVGGIIGKRPPQSAKDKATLFAAEQGDPRDLKGFTGGYVKLLQFAILRPWITLILAIAMLMGGFTAYAQFGNGITFFPEVEPDFAQVQVRARDNFSIYEQDALVRQVEQRLFAYDEIASVYARTGSSNRDSADLIGTIQVEFTEWDERRTAAMIGEEIRTEMAAIPGIDVQVQTASNGPSAGKPVNLRVQAHDPEVQQQLVDQIREKMADIGGFTDVTDSRPLPGVEWRIAVNRSEAARFGADISTLGQAVQLLTRGITVADYRPDDAEGSIDINVRFPSDERTLEELQSLRVPTSAGLVPISNFVTFEPSPRTGTITRVDQERVVTIEANVAPGVLVNDQTVALRSAIDAMDLPPGVEASFAGEAEDQQESMIFLAGAFITAIFLMFVILVIQFNSFYQAFVVMSAIVFSIAGVLFGLLITGRPFGVVMGGIGVIALAGIVVNNNIVLIDTYNDLKKAGLSPLEAALRTGAQRLRPVVLTSVTTALGLMPMVIGLNINFFTREIVYGAPSTQWWTELSSAIAGGLVVATVLTLVVTPAMLMLGEKKAKRAEPTPREPEPVAI encoded by the coding sequence ATGAACGCGCTGATCGACGCCGCTTTCAGCCGCGCCCGCGTGGTGATCCTGAGCTTGGTGATGATCTTGGCCGTCGGTGCCTATGCCTATATCGGCATCCCCAAGGAAAGCTCGCCCGAGATTCCGATCCCGACACTCTATGTTTCGACCTCGCTCGAAGGTATCTCTCCGGAAGATAGCGAACGGCTATTGGTCGAACCGCTTGAGACCGAACTCAGTGCCATTACCGGGCTGAAACAGATCACCTCCAACGGCGCCGAAGGTCATGCCTCGGTGCAGTTGGAGTTCGAGCCGGGTTTTGATTCCGACGAGGCGCTCGACAAGGTGCGCGAAGGCGTGGACCGGGCCAAGTCGGACCTGCCCGAAGACGCCACCGATCCGGTCGTGACCGAGATCAACACCGCGCTTTTCCCGATCCTGACCGCGATCCTGTCCGGCCCGGTGCCGGAACGGACGCTCAACACCATTTCGGAGGAGTTGAAGGACGCGATTGAGGGGCTGTCAGGCGTGCTTGAGGTCGATGTCGGCGGTGAGCGTACGGAACTGCTGGAGGTGCTGATCGACCCCACAGTGTTCGAGACCTACAACATCTCTTTTGAAGAGCTGATCAGCCAGATCAACCGCAACAACCGCCTGATTGCGGCGGGGGCGATTGAAAGCGGCGCGGGGCGGCTGGTGCTCAAAGTGCCGGGGCTGATCGAGAATGTCGAAGATGTCATGTCGCTGCCGATCAAGGTGCGTGGCGATACGGTGGTGACCTTCGCCGATGTCGCCGCGATCCGCCGGACCTTCAAAGACCCCACTGGTTTTGCCCGTATCGACGGCCAGCCCGCGCTGGCGCTTGAGATCAAGAAACGCTCCGGCGCGAATATCATCGAAACAGTCGCCGCCGTGCGTGAGTTGATCGACGAGATGCGCGCGGAATGGCCCGACAGCATCACAGTCAAATACACCCAAGACGAATCCGAGCAGGTCCAAGACATGCTCAGCGATCTTGAGGCCAATGTCATCGCGGCGGTGATCCTTGTGATGATCGTGATCGTCTGGGCCTTGGGCGTCCGCTCGGCGCTACTGGTGGGGCTGGCGATTCCGGGGGCGTTTTTGGCCGGGGTCACGGCGCTTTGGGTCATGGGCTATACGATGAACCTTGTGGTGCTCTTCTCGCTGATCCTTGTGGTGGGGATGCTGGTCGACGGGGCCATCGTGACCACCGAACTGGCCGACCGCCGCCTGCAAGAGGGGCATGCGCCCCGCGCCGCCTATGCCCATGCGGCCAAGCGCATGGCATGGCCCATCATCGCCTCTACCGCCACGACGCTCAGCGTGTTCTTTCCGTTGCTGTTTTGGACCGGCACGGTGGGGGAGTTCATGAAGTTCCTGCCCATCACCGTGATCCTGACCCTGACCGCATCGCTTTTCATGGCGCTGGTTTTCATTCCCGTGGTTGGCGGGATCATCGGCAAACGGCCCCCGCAATCGGCCAAGGATAAGGCCACACTATTTGCCGCCGAACAGGGGGATCCGCGTGACCTGAAGGGCTTCACCGGCGGCTATGTCAAACTGCTGCAATTCGCCATCCTGCGTCCTTGGATTACGCTGATCCTTGCCATTGCCATGCTGATGGGCGGCTTCACCGCCTATGCGCAATTTGGCAACGGCATCACCTTTTTCCCTGAAGTAGAGCCTGATTTTGCGCAGGTACAGGTGCGCGCGCGGGACAATTTCTCGATCTACGAACAAGACGCGCTGGTGCGGCAGGTCGAGCAACGTCTCTTTGCCTACGACGAGATTGCCAGCGTCTATGCCCGCACCGGCAGCAGCAACCGCGACAGCGCCGACCTGATCGGCACCATTCAGGTTGAGTTCACCGAATGGGACGAACGGCGGACCGCTGCCATGATCGGCGAAGAAATCCGGACCGAGATGGCGGCCATTCCGGGGATCGACGTGCAGGTGCAGACCGCCTCGAACGGCCCCTCGGCGGGCAAGCCCGTCAATCTGCGGGTCCAAGCCCATGATCCTGAGGTGCAGCAACAGTTGGTCGACCAAATCCGCGAAAAGATGGCCGATATCGGCGGCTTTACCGATGTGACCGACTCGCGCCCCCTGCCGGGGGTGGAGTGGCGCATTGCGGTGAATCGCTCAGAGGCGGCGCGGTTTGGGGCCGATATCTCGACACTGGGGCAGGCTGTGCAACTGCTGACGCGCGGCATTACCGTGGCGGATTACCGGCCCGACGATGCCGAAGGCTCCATCGACATCAACGTGCGCTTTCCCTCGGATGAGCGCACGCTGGAAGAATTGCAATCGCTGCGCGTGCCGACCTCGGCGGGGCTGGTGCCGATCTCGAACTTCGTGACTTTTGAGCCAAGCCCCCGCACCGGTACGATCACGCGGGTGGATCAGGAACGGGTGGTGACGATTGAGGCCAATGTCGCACCGGGCGTTCTGGTGAACGACCAAACCGTCGCCCTGCGCAGCGCGATTGACGCGATGGACCTGCCGCCGGGTGTCGAAGCCTCCTTCGCCGGGGAGGCGGAGGACCAGCAGGAATCGATGATCTTCCTCGCGGGGGCGTTTATTACCGCGATTTTCCTGATGTTCGTGATCCTCGTGATCCAGTTCAACAGCTTCTACCAAGCCTTCGTCGTTATGTCGGCCATCGTGTTTTCGATTGCAGGAGTGCTATTCGGCCTGCTGATCACCGGGCGGCCCTTCGGGGTGGTCATGGGGGGGATCGGTGTGATCGCCTTGGCGGGGATCGTGGTGAACAACAATATCGTTCTGATCGACACCTATAATGACCTCAAGAAAGCCGGGCTGTCGCCGCTGGAGGCCGCGCTGCGCACTGGGGCGCAGCGTTTGCGTCCGGTGGTGCTGACTTCCGTCACCACGGCGCTTGGCCTGATGCCCATGGTGATCGGCCTCAACATCAACTTTTTCACCCGTGAGATCGTCTATGGCGCGCCCTCTACCCAATGGTGGACCGAGCTGAGTTCGGCCATCGCGGGCGGTCTGGTGGTGGCCACTGTGCTGACGCTGGTGGTAACACCGGCGATGCTGATGTTGGGAGAAAAGAAAGCGAAACGCGCCGAGCCAACCCCGCGAGAGCCGGAACCGGTCGCGATCTAA